A portion of the Oxynema aestuarii AP17 genome contains these proteins:
- a CDS encoding DUF928 domain-containing protein, translating into MKRLKLYFSYPLLLFSVAGSLLWLAAASEAARAGDRHAPSDWSAPSRGQISLNFQPPGDAAPLDTTGGGTRGTVNFKPPGDAAPANSLGGGTRGNINFQAPGDAAPNNSASGGTRGNVGFQAPGDAAPNNSASGGTRGNVGFQAPGDAAPNNSASGGTRGNVGFEAPGEAAPSNSASGGTRGNVGFEPPGEGAPSNSVSGGTRSEALAEVKPLLPSTQHGRTVSARPTIFVYVPPTDARQVFFSLQDQYRNHHYQTVVEISGRGGIVSVTLPEDAPELEIGKDYVWFFAPIQPGEPLGPDTYKVTGWVKRVESPSSENARVSANPMQQATTYAESGIWYDTLSVLAAAKQAQPEEATWVEEWHDLLEQVGLEAIASQPFSDRL; encoded by the coding sequence ATGAAGCGATTGAAACTGTATTTTTCCTACCCTTTACTCCTTTTCAGTGTGGCGGGTAGTCTCCTCTGGCTCGCTGCCGCCAGCGAAGCCGCCCGGGCGGGCGATCGCCACGCCCCCAGCGACTGGTCGGCTCCCAGCCGAGGGCAAATCAGCTTAAACTTCCAACCCCCCGGCGATGCGGCGCCTTTGGATACCACCGGAGGCGGCACGCGCGGCACGGTTAATTTTAAACCCCCCGGCGATGCGGCGCCTGCCAACTCCCTCGGCGGCGGCACCCGAGGGAATATCAACTTCCAAGCTCCCGGCGATGCGGCTCCGAATAACAGCGCTTCCGGCGGGACGCGCGGAAATGTGGGTTTCCAAGCTCCCGGCGATGCGGCTCCGAATAACAGCGCTTCCGGCGGGACGCGCGGAAATGTGGGTTTCCAAGCTCCCGGCGATGCGGCTCCGAATAACAGCGCTTCCGGCGGGACGCGCGGAAATGTGGGCTTTGAGGCGCCGGGAGAAGCCGCCCCAAGTAACAGCGCTTCCGGCGGGACGCGCGGAAATGTGGGCTTTGAGCCGCCGGGAGAAGGCGCCCCGAGTAACAGCGTATCCGGCGGCACTCGGAGTGAAGCCTTGGCGGAGGTCAAGCCCTTGTTGCCGTCTACACAACACGGACGCACGGTTTCGGCGCGTCCGACTATCTTCGTATACGTGCCGCCTACCGACGCGCGCCAAGTGTTTTTCAGCTTGCAAGACCAATATCGTAACCATCACTATCAAACCGTCGTCGAAATTTCCGGGCGGGGAGGAATTGTGAGCGTGACTTTACCGGAAGACGCACCGGAATTGGAAATCGGCAAAGACTACGTGTGGTTTTTTGCCCCGATTCAACCGGGAGAACCACTCGGACCCGATACGTACAAAGTGACCGGATGGGTCAAACGGGTGGAGTCCCCGAGTTCGGAAAACGCCAGGGTGAGTGCCAACCCCATGCAGCAGGCGACGACCTACGCGGAGTCGGGGATTTGGTACGATACCCTGTCGGTGTTGGCGGCGGCGAAACAAGCTCAACCGGAGGAGGCAACCTGGGTTGAGGAGTGGCACGACTTGCTCGAACAGGTGGGTTTGGAGGCGATCGCCTCTCAACCTTTCAGCGATCGGTTGTAG
- a CDS encoding CHAT domain-containing protein, with protein MFRLNSNCLCSTRGNAGLWDRRPTCREVKTSDRLRSLPRSVRSFIRLAVLSGLLVAIALPAAVRPLHARGVQPAETVALPTAEGESNPLQAGRRLYDAGRVFEATQLWERAARDYAARGDRLNQALSQNYLGVAYQQLGAWERSRSAIDTSLEVLGAENQLDRRGNAILAQALNTLGNWQLARGQTEEALETWRQAQSAYERAENQTGTIGSQINQAQALQALGQYRRARARLEELVESVRGQPDSSLKADALHSLGIALQMTGELEASKAALENSWAIAERLGDRATLSQSLLGIGNIARDLDRDEVARAYYREAAKQAPDELSIVQARLNELNLNVRGERWAEAIALVPEIERRLANLSPSRPSIYARVNLAAHWLQIDEQQPQTAARSQIAELLATAIAQAQEIGDERAQAHARYQLGQLYERNGQLEQARHLTEQALTLADPLEAEDIEARAAWQLGRLWVREGRRDRAIAAYEDAFETLQTLRADLVSVNTDVQFNFQESVEPLYREFVSLLLAPDAPQEYLVRAREVMEALQLAELDNFFRDSCLETKPTQIDRIDPEAAAIYPIVLADRLEVIVSIPNRPLSHYATTLSRDRVEQTLQQLYMSLFLGYSGNERLQWSRQVYDWLIRPAVDELDAAGIKTLVFVLDGWFRNVPMGALYDGQQYLVERYGVALSPGLQLFPEGLKRSDLNVLAVGLTEARQGFSALPGVEREVRQIESDLKSEVLLDRQFTRENFQQWVNAKSFRVVHLATHGQFSSRPEETFLLTWNDRIDVKAFERLLENREQAEFYPIDLLVLSACQTASGDKRATLGLAGFALRSGARSTLATLWSVSDRSTAELMGYFYDFLAREDLKLSKAEALRRAQLRLIQDPQYNHPYFWAPFVLVGNWL; from the coding sequence ATGTTTCGACTTAATAGCAACTGCCTGTGCTCCACCCGGGGGAACGCGGGCTTGTGGGATCGTCGTCCGACCTGTCGGGAGGTTAAAACTAGCGATCGCCTGCGTTCGCTACCGCGATCGGTTCGTTCTTTTATTCGATTAGCCGTGTTGAGCGGCTTGCTCGTGGCGATCGCCCTTCCGGCGGCAGTCAGACCGTTGCACGCCCGAGGGGTGCAGCCTGCGGAAACAGTGGCGCTCCCCACTGCCGAGGGAGAAAGCAATCCGTTACAAGCAGGACGCCGCCTCTACGATGCGGGACGGGTGTTTGAGGCGACCCAACTTTGGGAAAGAGCGGCGCGCGATTATGCGGCGAGGGGCGATCGCCTCAACCAGGCCCTGAGTCAGAATTATTTGGGAGTAGCTTACCAGCAGTTGGGAGCGTGGGAGCGATCGCGATCGGCGATCGATACCAGCTTGGAGGTCCTGGGCGCCGAAAACCAGCTCGACCGCCGGGGTAATGCGATTCTCGCTCAAGCGCTCAATACCCTCGGCAACTGGCAACTGGCGCGGGGCCAAACCGAGGAAGCCCTCGAAACCTGGCGTCAAGCGCAAAGCGCCTACGAACGCGCCGAAAACCAAACGGGAACGATCGGCAGTCAAATTAATCAAGCCCAAGCCTTGCAAGCCCTGGGGCAGTACCGCCGCGCTCGGGCGCGCTTGGAAGAACTGGTCGAGAGCGTCCGAGGACAACCGGATTCGTCCTTAAAGGCCGATGCCTTGCACAGTTTGGGGATCGCCCTGCAAATGACCGGGGAATTGGAAGCCTCGAAAGCCGCTCTAGAAAACAGTTGGGCGATCGCGGAGCGCTTGGGCGATCGCGCTACCCTCAGTCAAAGTCTGCTCGGAATCGGCAATATCGCCCGGGATTTAGACCGCGACGAGGTCGCCCGGGCCTACTATCGCGAAGCGGCGAAGCAAGCGCCGGACGAGTTGAGTATCGTACAAGCTCGCCTCAACGAATTAAATTTGAACGTTCGGGGAGAGCGTTGGGCCGAGGCGATCGCCCTGGTGCCGGAGATCGAGCGCCGATTGGCGAATTTGAGTCCGTCGCGCCCGTCAATTTACGCCCGGGTCAACCTCGCCGCCCATTGGCTCCAAATCGACGAACAGCAGCCCCAAACGGCGGCGCGAAGCCAAATTGCCGAGCTGCTGGCCACGGCGATCGCTCAAGCCCAGGAAATTGGAGACGAACGCGCCCAAGCCCACGCCCGTTACCAACTCGGGCAACTCTACGAACGCAACGGACAACTGGAACAAGCCCGTCACCTGACCGAACAAGCCCTGACCCTGGCCGATCCCCTGGAAGCGGAAGATATCGAAGCGCGCGCCGCGTGGCAGTTGGGACGGCTCTGGGTGCGAGAGGGACGGCGCGATCGCGCGATCGCCGCCTATGAAGATGCGTTCGAGACCTTGCAAACCCTGCGCGCCGATTTGGTGTCGGTCAATACCGACGTGCAATTTAATTTTCAAGAAAGCGTCGAACCCCTGTATCGGGAGTTTGTCAGCTTGTTACTCGCACCGGATGCCCCGCAAGAGTACCTCGTGCGAGCGCGCGAAGTGATGGAAGCATTGCAACTGGCGGAACTCGATAACTTTTTCCGCGATAGTTGCTTGGAGACCAAACCGACCCAAATCGACCGGATCGACCCGGAAGCGGCGGCGATTTATCCGATCGTGCTCGCAGATCGCCTCGAAGTCATCGTTTCGATTCCCAATCGTCCCCTGAGCCACTACGCTACAACCTTGAGCCGCGATCGCGTCGAGCAGACCTTGCAACAACTCTACATGTCTTTATTCTTGGGCTATTCTGGGAACGAGCGGTTGCAATGGTCGCGCCAAGTTTACGACTGGCTGATCCGCCCCGCCGTTGACGAACTCGACGCCGCCGGGATTAAAACCCTCGTTTTCGTTCTCGACGGCTGGTTTCGGAATGTGCCGATGGGCGCACTCTACGACGGTCAGCAGTATCTCGTCGAGCGCTACGGCGTGGCGCTCTCCCCGGGATTGCAACTGTTTCCCGAAGGACTCAAACGCAGCGATTTGAACGTGTTGGCCGTCGGACTGACCGAAGCGCGACAGGGATTTTCGGCGTTGCCGGGAGTGGAACGGGAAGTGCGACAAATTGAATCCGATCTCAAATCGGAAGTTTTGCTCGATCGCCAATTTACCCGGGAGAATTTCCAACAGTGGGTCAATGCCAAATCGTTTCGCGTCGTCCATTTAGCCACTCACGGACAATTCAGTTCCCGTCCGGAAGAGACGTTCTTGCTGACTTGGAACGATCGCATCGACGTTAAAGCGTTCGAGCGCTTGTTGGAAAATCGCGAGCAAGCCGAATTTTATCCGATCGACCTGCTCGTTCTCAGTGCCTGTCAAACGGCGTCGGGAGACAAACGCGCCACCCTCGGATTGGCCGGATTTGCCTTGCGTTCCGGGGCGCGCAGCACCTTGGCGACCTTGTGGTCCGTCAGCGATCGCTCGACTGCCGAGTTAATGGGGTACTTCTACGACTTTCTCGCTCGCGAGGATCTCAAGCTCAGTAAAGCTGAAGCCTTGCGTCGGGCGCAATTGCGGCTGATTCAGGATCCGCAATACAACCATCCCTATTTTTGGGCGCCGTTCGTCTTAGTCGGGAATTGGTTGTAA